Sequence from the Syntrophorhabdaceae bacterium genome:
TTTCCATAGAAGCAAAGCACGGCGTCACGACAGGGATCTCCGCCTATGACAGGGCGAGAACGATCCAGGTCGCCATTGACGATACGACAACCTCCGATGATATTGTAAGGCCCGGCCATATATTCCCGCTTATGGCAAGAAAAGGCGGAGTGCTGGTGAGGGTCGGCCATACCGAGGCATCGTTGGACATGGCAAGGCTCGCGGGGCTTAAACCGGCGGGGGTTATCTGCGAGGTTATGAATGAGGACGGTACGATGGCAAGGCTCCCTGACCTTGAGGTCTTTGCTGATCGTCACGGGCTCAAGATCGTGAGTATCGCGGATCTCATCGGGTACAAGATGAAAAATGAAAAACTCGTTCGGAGGGTTGCGGAAACGAGGATCCCTACGCGTTACGGTGGTGAATTCAAGCTCATAGGATACGAGAACGATATCGACAAGGAGACACACCTCGCCCTGGTGAAAGGAGATATAACCCCCGATGATGTTGTCCTCGTCAGGGTCCACTCAGAATGTTTTACCGGTGATGTGCTCGGTTCAATGCGGTGTGACTGCGGTGAGCAGCTTCACTCGGCGCTGAAGATGATAGAGAAAGAGAAAAAGGGCGTTTTTCTTTACATGAGACAGGAAGGAAGAGGTATCGGATTATTGAATAAGTTGAAGGCCTATAATCTTCAGGATCACGGTCACGATACTGTGGAGGCAAACCTTGCCCTCGGTTTTTCTGCTGACCTCAGGGATTATGGTATCGGCGCACAGATCTTGAATGACATCGGGGTGAGAAAGATGAGATTGCTCACGAACAACCCCAAGAAGATCAAGGGTCTTGAAGGGTATGGTCTTCAGGTCCTTGAACGTACGCCGCTTGAGATGGAACCGACGAAAGACAACATAGCTTATCTTAAGACCAAGCAGAAAAAACTTGGTCATATTCTCAATAATCTATGAGGAGCGTATATGATACGTGAAGGAAAACTCAGTGCAAAGGGGTTCAGGTTTGCAATCGTAGTAAGCAGGTTTAACAGCTTTATCACCGACAGACTTCTTGAAGGCGCCCTCGATGCACTGAAAAGACACGGCGCCGACGAGAAACAGGTTGCGATCTATAAAGTCCCGGGCGCATTCGAGATACCGCTTACAGCAAAGCTCCTTGCCGGGAAAAGTGATATTGACGGGGTTATATGTCTGGGGACTGTCATCAAAGGCGCTACACCCCATTTTCATTATATAGCCTCAGAGGTTACAAAAGGTATTGCACAGGCATCTCTTGAGATCGGAAAACCTATCGCTTTCGGTGTTATCACCAGTGAGAATATTGAGCAGGCAATAGAAAGGGCCGGGACGAAGTCCGGTAATAAGGGCTACGATGCTGCAATCTCGGTTATAGAGATGGTCAATCTTCTGAAGGAAAACAACTTGTGCGAAGGCGGAAAGCGAGAGAATTAGCATTACGGATGCTCTATCAGGTAGAGACGAACCGTGATGACCCTGAATCAGCCCTGACGAATTACTGTGAGTCATTCCCCTATCAGCAGGATATCATGGATTATGCCCGCCGGTTATTATCAGGAATAAAACAGTATCAGGATATTATCGATACAAAGATCACCGCCGCCT
This genomic interval carries:
- a CDS encoding bifunctional 3,4-dihydroxy-2-butanone-4-phosphate synthase/GTP cyclohydrolase II is translated as MAIAKIEDVLRDIREGKMVIIVDDEDRENEGDVMIAAEKVTPEAITFMARYACGLICLSLTEERVRELDLPLMVDNNTSPYNTAFTVSIEAKHGVTTGISAYDRARTIQVAIDDTTTSDDIVRPGHIFPLMARKGGVLVRVGHTEASLDMARLAGLKPAGVICEVMNEDGTMARLPDLEVFADRHGLKIVSIADLIGYKMKNEKLVRRVAETRIPTRYGGEFKLIGYENDIDKETHLALVKGDITPDDVVLVRVHSECFTGDVLGSMRCDCGEQLHSALKMIEKEKKGVFLYMRQEGRGIGLLNKLKAYNLQDHGHDTVEANLALGFSADLRDYGIGAQILNDIGVRKMRLLTNNPKKIKGLEGYGLQVLERTPLEMEPTKDNIAYLKTKQKKLGHILNNL
- the ribE gene encoding 6,7-dimethyl-8-ribityllumazine synthase, with product MIREGKLSAKGFRFAIVVSRFNSFITDRLLEGALDALKRHGADEKQVAIYKVPGAFEIPLTAKLLAGKSDIDGVICLGTVIKGATPHFHYIASEVTKGIAQASLEIGKPIAFGVITSENIEQAIERAGTKSGNKGYDAAISVIEMVNLLKENNLCEGGKREN